From one Tetragenococcus osmophilus genomic stretch:
- a CDS encoding DJ-1/PfpI family protein, producing MIDVNFLVFDEFETLDLFGVVEIFGRLQDRYHLNYYSMKGGLVKSSQGVEMMTQPITHLINGDIIILPGGKGTRTLVNDQEWIEKLRQISLTATNVLTICTGTALLAKTGLLNNKKATSNKRAFEWVKSVNESVLWQEKARWIATDKYYTSSGVSAGIDMALGFIADQYGKNLAKKIASDIEYIWNDDPNNDPFAKK from the coding sequence ATGATCGATGTAAATTTTTTAGTTTTTGATGAGTTTGAAACTTTGGATTTATTTGGCGTAGTAGAGATTTTCGGTCGTTTGCAAGATCGCTATCATTTGAATTACTACTCTATGAAAGGTGGGCTTGTTAAAAGTAGCCAAGGAGTAGAAATGATGACACAACCCATCACTCATTTGATAAATGGAGATATTATTATTCTCCCTGGGGGTAAAGGAACTAGAACTTTGGTAAATGATCAAGAATGGATCGAAAAATTAAGACAAATCAGTCTAACAGCAACGAATGTACTAACCATTTGTACAGGGACTGCTTTGCTAGCAAAAACAGGACTTTTAAATAATAAAAAAGCTACTAGCAACAAAAGAGCTTTCGAATGGGTCAAATCCGTGAATGAATCAGTCCTTTGGCAAGAGAAAGCTAGATGGATAGCAACAGATAAATATTATACTTCTTCAGGTGTATCTGCAGGAATAGATATGGCTTTAGGCTTTATTGCAGATCAATATGGTAAAAATCTAGCAAAAAAAATTGCGTCTGACATTGAATATATTTGGAATGATGATCCTAATAACGATCCGTTTGCTAAAAAATAA
- a CDS encoding type II toxin-antitoxin system PemK/MazF family toxin, translating to MDFNPRRGHEQRSRRPAIALSHDMVQQTSNMTIVAPISSTKRDFPMYYSLESTKVIYGKVLLDQTIALDLQARNVTEADIVDKVSKKELTEIIAIYKLLFSVDDE from the coding sequence GTGGACTTTAATCCAAGACGAGGTCATGAACAGAGGAGTCGACGTCCAGCAATTGCTTTAAGCCACGATATGGTGCAGCAAACAAGTAATATGACAATTGTAGCCCCCATTAGCTCAACAAAACGTGATTTTCCCATGTATTATTCTTTGGAAAGTACCAAAGTTATTTATGGAAAAGTCTTATTGGACCAAACAATTGCATTAGATCTACAGGCAAGAAATGTAACGGAAGCAGACATTGTGGATAAGGTTTCTAAAAAAGAATTAACTGAGATCATTGCTATTTATAAGTTATTATTTAGCGTTGATGATGAATAA
- a CDS encoding AbrB/MazE/SpoVT family DNA-binding domain-containing protein encodes MNNIKDQTRITQWGNSKATRIPSYIVKQLGLEDNQVLSVTIQNNSIILTPIKKQPTNIHDLFAGWQDDGQRDHELDWGKEEGNELPW; translated from the coding sequence ATGAATAACATTAAAGATCAAACTCGTATTACACAGTGGGGAAATTCGAAAGCTACTCGAATCCCAAGTTATATTGTAAAACAATTAGGTTTAGAAGATAATCAAGTCTTATCTGTAACTATCCAAAATAACTCAATCATTTTAACACCTATAAAAAAACAGCCGACTAATATTCATGACCTTTTTGCAGGCTGGCAAGATGACGGACAACGTGATCATGAGTTAGATTGGGGGAAAGAAGAAGGTAACGAATTACCGTGGTAA
- the gloB gene encoding hydroxyacylglutathione hydrolase — protein MTVTALKALSDNYIWLYQKDNDLVVVDPGEAQPVLDYLAHHEGVHLSAILLTHNHADHTGGVREIVAEYPDTAVYGPEECRTYATNIVHEGETIDLLDSSWEIMSVPGHTNGHIAYLVDDKVFCGDALFMAGCGRVFTGDYQAQFETVNKFGQLADNTKVYAAHEYSDTNLRFAKEMDPSNSAVKEILKKVQQQRENNEVTLPSTIEIEKEINPFIRANDFDEFVQLRNKRDGFN, from the coding sequence ATGACAGTAACAGCTTTAAAGGCTTTATCGGATAATTATATTTGGCTTTATCAAAAGGATAACGATCTTGTAGTTGTAGACCCAGGGGAAGCGCAGCCTGTTTTAGATTATTTAGCGCATCATGAGGGAGTTCATTTGTCTGCCATTTTACTGACTCATAATCATGCAGATCATACCGGTGGCGTCAGAGAAATTGTAGCTGAATATCCGGATACTGCGGTTTATGGTCCTGAGGAATGTCGAACTTATGCTACAAATATAGTGCATGAAGGAGAAACCATTGACTTATTAGACAGTAGTTGGGAAATTATGTCAGTTCCTGGGCATACAAATGGACACATTGCTTATTTAGTTGACGATAAGGTATTTTGTGGAGATGCTTTATTTATGGCTGGTTGTGGCAGAGTCTTTACAGGAGATTATCAAGCTCAGTTTGAGACAGTTAATAAATTTGGACAGCTAGCTGATAATACCAAAGTATATGCGGCTCACGAGTATTCAGATACCAATTTACGTTTTGCCAAAGAAATGGATCCGTCAAATTCAGCTGTAAAAGAAATATTAAAAAAAGTTCAGCAACAAAGAGAAAATAATGAAGTAACTTTGCCTTCGACAATCGAAATAGAAAAAGAAATCAACCCATTTATCCGTGCGAATGATTTTGATGAGTTTGTTCAATTAAGAAATAAACGTGATGGGTTTAATTGA
- a CDS encoding DeoR/GlpR family DNA-binding transcription regulator → MNQQKRLLKIMEELKKKKSLSLRDIIELTNSSRDTARRDTIKLSDNNLVVRNYGGISLVNSFNKIDGYLDRTNNMTQIKKELAKKAVSLINQKKLIYFDVSTTISAIPQFLPAKKELHSVTNSIDIADQLLRNTNYKTTMLGGALDGETRSVAGGSPLLELSKYQIDIAFLSCAGIDEKGIYYAHEEDIAMKTKIKEQSKLLVIICDHTKVELSHNFPVYSFDDIDFFITDRKLPTALSEKIDPTKILYTKESKNV, encoded by the coding sequence ATGAATCAACAAAAACGACTATTGAAGATCATGGAAGAACTAAAAAAGAAAAAATCTTTGAGTTTGCGAGATATTATTGAACTTACAAATTCTTCAAGAGATACAGCTCGGCGAGATACAATAAAATTATCTGATAACAATTTAGTTGTAAGAAACTATGGTGGAATCAGCTTAGTCAACTCATTTAATAAGATAGATGGTTACTTAGATCGAACAAATAATATGACGCAAATAAAAAAAGAATTAGCTAAAAAAGCTGTCTCTTTAATAAATCAGAAAAAGCTCATCTATTTTGACGTTTCTACTACTATTTCAGCAATACCGCAGTTCTTACCAGCAAAAAAAGAACTTCATTCTGTCACAAATTCAATTGATATAGCAGATCAATTGCTAAGAAATACAAATTATAAAACAACAATGTTGGGCGGCGCTTTAGACGGAGAAACTCGCTCAGTAGCTGGCGGTTCTCCTTTGTTAGAACTTTCTAAATATCAAATCGATATCGCTTTTCTTAGCTGTGCTGGAATTGATGAGAAAGGTATCTATTATGCACACGAAGAAGATATCGCAATGAAAACTAAGATTAAGGAGCAAAGCAAGCTCTTAGTCATCATATGTGATCATACTAAAGTGGAACTAAGCCATAATTTCCCCGTGTATTCATTTGATGACATTGATTTTTTTATAACAGATAGAAAACTTCCCACAGCACTCAGTGAAAAAATAGATCCAACAAAAATTCTTTATACAAAGGAGAGCAAAAATGTTTAA
- a CDS encoding HAD family hydrolase: MFKTILFDVDGTIIDTQYVMTRSLQKTLLEEKQLEVPLEDLHFILGIPGREAIKKFSENDTELETLLTKWNNNILPE, from the coding sequence ATGTTTAAAACGATACTATTTGATGTAGATGGTACGATTATTGATACCCAGTACGTGATGACTAGATCTCTGCAAAAAACCTTATTAGAAGAAAAACAACTGGAAGTCCCTCTTGAAGATTTACATTTTATTTTAGGCATACCAGGTAGAGAAGCTATCAAAAAATTCAGTGAAAATGATACAGAACTTGAGACTCTTCTAACTAAATGGAACAATAATATTTTACCTGAATGA